A genomic stretch from Helianthus annuus cultivar XRQ/B chromosome 1, HanXRQr2.0-SUNRISE, whole genome shotgun sequence includes:
- the LOC110943590 gene encoding uncharacterized protein LOC110943590, which translates to MGTLAAWNIRGLNQPLKQSEVRHFIAENQLSICAVLESHVDVNKLNKICEKVFRNWKWTSNGDMCSRGMRVILGWNAEDIDLMVIAQSDQVIHTQLLFKSVKKKIFCSFVYAENKYQDRRSLWDDLSKFRGLTCDTPWVVMGDFNAALNMEDFLMGPSSHTIAMREFYECVQMTELIDIKTHGLHYTWNQKPKDGVGMLKKIDRIMGNIKLLEVFSDAYAMFQPFRVSDHAPAILKLFSIHRDRPKPFKFPNFIVSKPEFREAVLTEWNKPVEGVTMFSVVKKMKDLKSHFRRILRNQGNLHKRVVDLRNDLDKIQKQVESQPFDATLRASEVICLRDFKAAVYDEECFLKPKSKVQWLCAGDSNTSFFFG; encoded by the coding sequence ATGGGTACCTTAGCTGCTTGGAACATAAGGGGTCTGAACCAACCCCTGAAACAAAGTGAGGTTCGTCATTTTATTGCTGAGAATCAATTAAGTATTTGTGCAGTTTTAGAATCCCATGTGGATGTAAACAAGCTGAATAAGATATGCGAGAAAGTGTTTAGGAATTGGAAGTGGACGTCGAATGGAGATATGTGTAGTAGAGGTATGAGGGTGATTTTGGGGTGGAATGCGGAGGACATTGATCTTATGGTTATAGCTCAATCCGATCAGGTCATTCATACGCAGCTTTTGTTCAAATCggttaaaaagaaaatattttgttCGTTTGTGTATGCGGAGAACAAGTATCAGGATAGGAGAAGCTTGTGGGATGATCTGTCTAAATTTAGAGGCCTCACTTGTGACACTCCTTGGGTTGTGATGGGTGATTTCAACGCTGCTTTGAATATGGAGGATTTTCTCATGGGTCCGTCTTCCCACACGATAGCAATGCGAGAGTTTTATGAATGTGTTCAAATGACGGAACTGATTGATATTAAGACTCACGGGTTGCACTATACTTGGAATCAAAAACCAAAGGATGGGGTAGGAATGCTAAAGAAGATCGACCGTATCATGGGCAACATCAAACTCTTAGAGGTTTTTTCGGATGCTTATGCCATGTTTCAGCCATTTCGTGTTTCGGATCATGCTCCGGCCATACTGAAACTATTCTCTATTCATAGGGATCGGCCTAAACCGTTTAAGTTCCCAAATTTTATTGTGTCTAAGCCTGAGTTTCGTGAAGCTGTCTTGACCGAATGGAATAAACCGGTTGAGGGTGTGACCATGTTCTCAgtggtgaagaagatgaaggatctgaAATCGCACTTTAGGAGGATATTACGTAATCAAGGTAATCTTCATAAACGGGTTGTTGATTTACGGAATGACCTGGATAAGATTCAAAAACAGGTGGAATCTCAGCCGTTTGATGCCACTCTTCGGGCTTCAGAAGTCATATGTCTACGAGATTTCAAGGCCGCGGTCTATGATGAGGAGTGCTTCTTGAAGCCAAAGTCCAAAGTGCAATGGTTATGTGCAGGTGATTCTAacacttcttttttttttgggtaa